Proteins encoded together in one Gemmatimonadota bacterium DH-78 window:
- the uvrA gene encoding excinuclease ABC subunit UvrA, with product MDDTIRIRGARQHNLKNLDLDLPRRAFTVVTGPSGSGKSSLALDTLFAEGQRRYVESLSTYAKQFLERMEKPLVDAIEGICPAVAIEQKNPTRSSRSTVGTATEVYDYLRLLWARVGVTHCPECDRIIRPDTVSGAVDALLALPAGTRFQVCFPLRPSEELDHARIVENLVAMGFLRLLAGDDPVDLGAEGADDPAVAGVDLAGRSDLMVVVDRLAIPREDRDDRESALQELSGRLADSVHTAFTEGEGECVVFTTEGERLAFTEHYRCPEHPEIRFVEPSPQLFSFNNPYGSCPTCTGFGATLEYDLDLIVPNPMRSLEEGAVDPWSKPRYEKERDRLRRFAQEKGVSLYKPWQDLPEDFRRAVIEGEPKPRGRAPRTQGFKGVLPFLKSREKKRYKQYIRVFLRQYQSPTPCVDCGGARVRKEALWVRVGGRDIGQVTALPLDELQQWVAALELDEMRARIADTVLREVVARVGFLVEVGLGYLTLARQTRTLSGGEAQRINLANSLGSSLVDTLYVLDEPSVGLHPRDTDALLGLLRRLRDGGNTVVVVEHDPAAIRVADHVVELGPASGEKGGQIVYEGAPEGLADADTSTGRYLSGRSGVAVPESRRRPDGNWLTLKGARLHNVEAVDLEIPLGTLTVVTGVSGSGKSTLIHDVLYRALEKELGGGETSAREHLGEEVGAYAALEGMHRLDGALLVDQSPIGRTPRSNPVTYIKAWDEIRKLFAAQPLARQRGYTPGTFSFNTAGGRCDACNGAGQVEIEMVFMADVYVACEVCKGRRYKPETLEVKVRGLDVAQVLELTVDEAIRFFLKQDKLGQILWHLQQVGLGYLRLGQAAPTLSGGEAQRLKIARELAGVAGRKGRTLYLLDEPTTGLGGEDIGKLLRVLDRLVDAGHTVLVIEHNLDLIKAADWIVDLGPGAGRDGGRIVATGRPEEVARVPESVTGRYLREVLPEVSARA from the coding sequence ATGGACGATACGATCCGGATCCGCGGTGCTCGCCAGCACAATCTGAAGAACCTGGACCTGGATCTTCCGCGTCGCGCCTTCACCGTCGTGACCGGCCCCTCGGGTTCAGGCAAATCATCGCTGGCGCTCGACACCCTCTTCGCCGAGGGGCAGCGGCGCTACGTGGAGTCACTCTCCACCTACGCGAAGCAGTTTCTCGAGCGCATGGAGAAGCCGCTGGTCGACGCCATCGAGGGCATCTGCCCCGCGGTGGCCATCGAGCAGAAGAACCCCACGCGGTCGAGCCGCTCCACCGTGGGCACGGCCACCGAGGTGTACGACTACCTGCGGCTGCTCTGGGCGCGGGTGGGGGTCACGCACTGCCCCGAGTGCGACCGCATCATCCGGCCCGACACCGTGAGCGGCGCGGTCGACGCCCTGCTGGCGCTGCCGGCCGGCACCCGCTTCCAGGTCTGTTTTCCGCTGCGGCCGAGCGAGGAGCTCGACCACGCGCGGATCGTCGAGAATCTGGTGGCGATGGGCTTTCTGCGACTGCTCGCGGGCGACGATCCCGTGGATCTGGGGGCGGAGGGCGCGGACGACCCCGCGGTGGCGGGGGTGGATCTCGCGGGCCGCTCCGATCTGATGGTGGTGGTCGATCGGCTGGCCATTCCGCGCGAGGACCGCGACGACCGCGAGTCGGCTTTGCAGGAGCTCTCCGGCCGACTCGCCGACTCCGTGCACACCGCCTTCACCGAGGGCGAGGGGGAGTGCGTGGTGTTCACCACCGAGGGCGAGCGCCTCGCCTTCACGGAGCACTACCGTTGTCCGGAGCATCCCGAGATCCGCTTCGTGGAGCCCTCTCCTCAGCTCTTCAGCTTCAACAACCCCTACGGGTCCTGCCCCACCTGCACCGGGTTCGGCGCCACCCTGGAGTACGACCTCGACCTCATCGTGCCCAATCCGATGCGGTCGCTGGAAGAGGGGGCGGTGGATCCGTGGTCGAAGCCGCGCTACGAGAAGGAGCGCGACCGCCTGCGCCGATTCGCCCAGGAGAAGGGCGTGTCGCTCTACAAGCCGTGGCAGGATCTGCCCGAGGACTTCCGGCGGGCGGTGATCGAGGGGGAGCCGAAGCCGCGGGGCCGCGCCCCGCGCACACAGGGATTCAAGGGCGTGCTGCCCTTTCTGAAGTCGCGTGAAAAGAAGCGCTACAAGCAGTACATCCGCGTGTTTCTGCGGCAGTACCAGAGTCCCACCCCCTGCGTCGACTGCGGTGGCGCCCGGGTGCGGAAGGAGGCGCTGTGGGTGCGGGTGGGCGGCCGCGACATCGGCCAGGTGACGGCGCTGCCCCTCGACGAGTTGCAGCAGTGGGTGGCCGCGCTCGAGCTCGACGAGATGCGGGCGCGCATCGCCGATACGGTGCTCCGCGAAGTGGTGGCGCGGGTGGGATTCCTGGTGGAGGTGGGGCTGGGCTATCTCACCCTCGCCCGCCAGACCCGCACGCTGAGCGGGGGTGAGGCGCAGCGCATCAACCTCGCCAACTCGCTGGGCTCCTCGCTGGTCGACACCCTCTACGTGCTCGACGAGCCGTCGGTGGGACTCCATCCCCGCGATACCGATGCCCTGCTCGGGCTGCTGCGCCGGCTGCGCGACGGCGGCAACACGGTGGTGGTGGTGGAGCACGATCCCGCGGCGATCCGGGTGGCCGACCACGTGGTGGAGTTGGGGCCGGCCTCGGGGGAGAAGGGGGGGCAGATCGTGTACGAGGGGGCGCCGGAGGGGCTGGCCGACGCCGACACCTCCACCGGTCGCTACCTCTCGGGGCGGTCGGGGGTGGCGGTGCCCGAGTCGCGGCGTCGGCCCGACGGCAACTGGCTCACCCTGAAGGGGGCGCGCCTGCACAACGTGGAGGCGGTGGACCTGGAGATCCCGCTGGGCACCCTCACGGTGGTGACCGGCGTGTCGGGGTCGGGCAAGAGCACGCTGATCCACGACGTGCTCTACCGCGCGCTGGAGAAGGAGCTCGGCGGCGGCGAGACCTCGGCCCGCGAGCATCTCGGCGAGGAGGTCGGGGCCTACGCCGCCCTCGAGGGCATGCACCGGCTCGACGGCGCGCTGCTGGTCGACCAGAGCCCGATCGGACGCACCCCCCGCTCCAACCCGGTCACCTACATCAAGGCCTGGGACGAGATCCGGAAGCTCTTCGCCGCGCAGCCGCTGGCGCGCCAGCGGGGGTATACGCCCGGCACCTTCAGCTTCAACACCGCGGGAGGCCGCTGCGACGCCTGCAACGGGGCGGGGCAGGTGGAGATCGAGATGGTCTTCATGGCCGACGTGTACGTGGCCTGCGAGGTGTGCAAGGGACGCCGCTACAAGCCCGAGACCCTCGAGGTGAAGGTTCGGGGACTCGACGTCGCCCAGGTGCTCGAGCTGACGGTGGACGAGGCGATCCGGTTCTTTCTCAAGCAGGACAAGCTCGGCCAGATCCTGTGGCACCTGCAGCAGGTGGGCCTCGGCTATCTGCGGCTGGGGCAGGCCGCGCCCACCCTGAGTGGAGGCGAGGCGCAGCGGCTGAAGATCGCCCGGGAGCTGGCCGGCGTGGCCGGCAGGAAGGGGCGCACCCTCTACCTGCTCGACGAGCCCACCACGGGCCTCGGCGGCGAGGACATCGGCAAGCTGCTGCGGGTGCTCGACCGACTCGTCGACGCCGGGCACACCGTGCTCGTGATCGAGCACAACCTCGACCTGATCAAGGCCGCCGACTGGATCGTGGATCTGGGCCCCGGCGCGGGGCGGGACGGGGGGCGGATCGTGGCTACGGGCCGCCCCGAAGAGGTGGCGCGGGTGCCGGAAAGCGTGACGGGGCGGTACCTGCGCGAGGTGCTGCCCGAGGTGTCGGCGAGGGCGTAG
- a CDS encoding PIN domain-containing protein, giving the protein MKACYVDTSCLVAIAFGEPGGGELAERLSSFDLVLSSILLEAELRSALAREEVRGADVLLAAVAWILPDRRLTPEIDRVLGIGYARGADLHHLACALFAAESPRDLPFLTLDTSQGALASKLGFPG; this is encoded by the coding sequence ATGAAGGCCTGCTACGTCGATACGTCGTGTCTCGTAGCGATTGCCTTCGGTGAGCCCGGAGGCGGCGAACTCGCGGAGCGACTCTCCTCCTTCGACCTGGTTCTTTCGTCCATCCTCCTCGAAGCCGAACTGCGGTCGGCGCTCGCTCGAGAGGAGGTGCGTGGCGCGGATGTACTCCTGGCGGCTGTCGCGTGGATCCTTCCCGACCGCCGTCTCACTCCGGAGATCGACCGCGTACTGGGTATCGGCTACGCCCGCGGCGCGGACCTGCACCACCTGGCCTGCGCGCTCTTCGCCGCGGAGTCCCCCCGCGATCTTCCCTTCCTGACCCTCGACACCTCGCAGGGCGCGCTGGCGTCGAAACTGGGGTTCCCGGGCTGA
- a CDS encoding aminotransferase class III-fold pyridoxal phosphate-dependent enzyme produces the protein MSDSLDVLHSLLAELYGQTGVRFAELDGEYDRNVAVTVEGERSVLKLTSPEHTAPALVELQVAALARVAEVAPDLPVPRVLPTADGRDWVDVEVGGALRRVWRVSWLEGRSLLDVRPRRPSVLRDLGGLLARLDRALEGVDHPLLDRDHGWDPARAGWLAHALDDLRDTVVSTQVARVVERWPEMEARLADLPTAVIHADANDHNVVVGPAADPVRVEGLFDFGDMIRTRRVCEPAIAATYAAFGTPDPVGAIGAVLAGYHEVAPLSDAEIAVVGDLVRTRLAVSLVHAARRSAARPDDAYATISQAPARALLAALDTLHPRWITARIRDACGRPAFPQSSAVSGWMEREAAAGRVAPILAPSDTPDGAAWQSTILDLSVGSPMLGADPANLETDPMGALIDRAMARAGASVGVGRWDEARPIYLGPAFTDGDHATDEHRTIHLGIDLFVPAGVPLHAPIAGVVAAVADNAAPKDYGPVVLLRHEPADAPVFFTLWGHLDPEVVERLRPGDRLAPGDRVARVGAPPRNGDWAPHLHLQIVVDPFDLGHDVPGVAPARERSVWRSWFPDPSVLCGYPPGWAADSGVPVESLVERRTRRLGTGLSISYDRPLHIVRGWRQFLVDADGRSFLDFYNNVPHVGHAHPRVVEAVTRQRALLDTNTRYLHETLLDYADALVARMPEGLERVWVLNSASEANELALRLARAATGRREVIVQEGGYHGHTTSLIDVSAYKFDGPGGAGRAEWVEVVAAPDDYRGAHRREHGDTGAAYGDDAARRVERMVAEGRAPGAFLAETFPSVAGQLVPPAGYLDRVYRAVRAAGGLCVADEVQTGFGRLGEVFWGFETQGVVPDVVVLGKPAGNGVPLGVVVATRAVAEAFDTGMEFFSTFGGNPASAAAGLAVLQVMEEEGLQSAALRVGDRLLDGLRDLATRYPVIGDVRGMGLFIGVELVADRHTREPAPEVARYVAERLRELGVLIGTDGPDHNVLKIRGPLVVTEGDAEVLLERLERVLGERGAGAR, from the coding sequence ATGTCCGACTCCCTCGACGTCCTCCACTCTCTCCTCGCCGAGCTGTACGGTCAGACCGGCGTGCGCTTCGCCGAACTCGATGGCGAGTACGACCGCAACGTGGCGGTTACGGTCGAGGGGGAGCGGTCGGTGCTCAAGCTCACCTCGCCCGAGCACACCGCTCCGGCGCTGGTGGAGCTTCAGGTGGCCGCCCTCGCGCGGGTCGCCGAGGTGGCCCCGGATCTGCCGGTGCCGCGCGTGCTGCCGACGGCCGACGGGCGGGACTGGGTGGATGTGGAGGTGGGGGGCGCGCTGCGCCGCGTCTGGCGGGTGAGCTGGCTCGAGGGGCGGTCGCTGCTCGACGTGCGGCCGCGGCGGCCCTCGGTGCTCCGAGACCTCGGCGGCCTCCTCGCACGACTCGACCGGGCGCTCGAGGGCGTCGACCATCCGCTGCTCGACCGCGACCACGGGTGGGATCCCGCGCGCGCCGGCTGGCTCGCCCACGCGCTCGACGATCTCCGCGACACCGTGGTCAGCACGCAGGTGGCTCGCGTCGTCGAGCGCTGGCCGGAGATGGAGGCGCGGCTCGCCGACCTGCCGACAGCGGTGATCCATGCCGACGCCAACGACCACAACGTGGTGGTCGGGCCCGCCGCCGATCCGGTGCGTGTGGAGGGCCTCTTCGACTTCGGCGACATGATCCGCACCCGGCGGGTGTGCGAGCCGGCGATCGCGGCCACCTACGCCGCCTTCGGCACCCCCGATCCGGTGGGGGCGATCGGGGCCGTGCTCGCCGGCTACCACGAGGTCGCCCCCCTCTCCGACGCGGAAATCGCCGTGGTCGGCGACCTCGTGCGCACCCGCCTGGCGGTCAGCCTGGTGCATGCGGCCCGGCGATCGGCGGCGCGGCCCGACGACGCGTACGCCACCATCAGTCAGGCCCCGGCGCGGGCGCTGCTGGCGGCCCTCGACACCCTCCATCCGCGCTGGATCACCGCGCGGATCCGCGACGCCTGCGGCCGGCCGGCCTTTCCGCAGTCGTCGGCCGTGAGCGGCTGGATGGAGAGGGAGGCCGCGGCCGGACGGGTCGCGCCGATCCTCGCCCCGTCCGACACTCCCGATGGAGCGGCGTGGCAGTCGACGATCCTCGACCTGAGCGTGGGCAGCCCGATGCTGGGCGCCGACCCCGCGAATCTCGAGACCGATCCGATGGGCGCGCTGATCGACCGGGCGATGGCGCGTGCCGGCGCCTCGGTCGGCGTGGGTCGCTGGGACGAGGCGCGCCCGATCTATCTCGGCCCGGCGTTCACCGACGGCGATCACGCCACCGACGAGCACCGCACCATCCACCTCGGCATCGACCTGTTCGTGCCGGCCGGGGTGCCGCTGCACGCCCCGATCGCCGGGGTGGTCGCGGCCGTGGCCGACAACGCCGCGCCCAAGGACTACGGCCCGGTCGTACTGCTGCGCCACGAGCCCGCCGATGCCCCCGTGTTCTTCACCCTCTGGGGTCACCTCGACCCCGAGGTGGTGGAGCGCCTGCGCCCGGGCGACCGGCTCGCGCCCGGCGACCGCGTGGCGCGGGTGGGCGCCCCGCCCCGCAACGGCGACTGGGCGCCCCATCTGCACCTGCAGATCGTGGTCGACCCCTTCGACCTCGGCCACGACGTGCCCGGGGTCGCCCCGGCCCGCGAGCGCTCGGTCTGGCGGTCGTGGTTTCCGGACCCGTCGGTGCTGTGCGGGTACCCGCCCGGCTGGGCCGCCGACTCCGGAGTCCCCGTGGAATCCCTCGTGGAGCGACGCACGCGCCGGCTGGGCACGGGCCTCTCGATCAGCTACGACCGCCCTCTGCACATCGTGCGCGGGTGGCGGCAGTTCCTCGTGGACGCCGACGGGCGGAGCTTCCTCGACTTCTACAACAACGTGCCGCACGTCGGGCACGCGCATCCGCGGGTGGTGGAGGCCGTCACCCGTCAGCGGGCGCTGCTCGACACCAACACCCGGTACCTGCATGAAACCCTTCTCGACTACGCCGACGCGCTGGTCGCTCGCATGCCCGAGGGCCTCGAGCGGGTGTGGGTGCTCAACAGCGCCTCGGAGGCCAACGAGCTGGCGCTCCGGCTCGCGCGCGCCGCCACCGGCCGCCGCGAGGTGATCGTGCAGGAGGGGGGCTACCACGGGCATACCACCTCACTGATCGATGTGAGTGCGTACAAGTTCGACGGTCCGGGGGGCGCGGGGAGGGCGGAATGGGTCGAGGTAGTGGCCGCTCCCGACGACTACCGGGGCGCCCACCGCCGTGAGCACGGCGACACCGGGGCCGCGTACGGCGACGACGCGGCGCGGCGAGTGGAGCGGATGGTGGCCGAGGGCCGAGCTCCAGGGGCCTTCCTCGCCGAGACCTTCCCGAGCGTGGCCGGACAGCTCGTGCCGCCGGCCGGCTACCTCGATCGGGTGTACCGCGCGGTCCGGGCCGCCGGGGGACTATGCGTCGCCGACGAGGTCCAGACCGGCTTCGGTCGTCTGGGCGAGGTGTTCTGGGGCTTCGAGACCCAGGGGGTGGTGCCCGACGTGGTCGTGCTCGGCAAGCCGGCGGGCAACGGGGTGCCGCTCGGCGTGGTGGTCGCCACCCGTGCCGTGGCCGAGGCCTTCGACACCGGCATGGAGTTTTTCAGCACCTTCGGGGGCAACCCGGCGTCGGCGGCGGCGGGTCTGGCGGTGCTGCAGGTGATGGAGGAAGAGGGACTCCAGTCCGCCGCCCTTCGCGTCGGCGATCGTCTGCTCGACGGGCTCCGCGATCTGGCGACCCGGTACCCCGTCATCGGCGACGTGCGCGGCATGGGGCTCTTCATCGGAGTGGAGCTGGTCGCCGACCGGCACACCCGGGAGCCGGCCCCGGAGGTGGCCCGCTACGTCGCCGAGCGTCTGCGCGAGCTGGGCGTGCTGATCGGCACCGACGGACCCGACCACAACGTGTTGAAGATCCGCGGTCCGCTGGTGGTCACGGAAGGCGATGCCGAGGTGCTGCTCGAGCGGCTGGAGCGGGTGCTGGGGGAGCGGGGGGCGGGTGCACGGTAG
- a CDS encoding serine hydrolase domain-containing protein: MHAALRPLRPLRTGFIAAVALVAPLVFGTGQAQGQALPLAEIHAADDWSQAIAEARAAVRRVMIENNVPGASIAVGVGDALVWSEGFGWADIEQGTPVTPLSRFRIGSVSKTVTSTAIGLLMERGQLDLDAEVQEYVPDFPRKRWPITVRQVAGHIAGIRHYRGRENFSMVRYPDVTSGLEIFAADSLLFEPGTQYSYSSYGWNLISAVIEGASGTDFLDFMRDEVFEPLGMRSTVPEHTDSIIPHRVGYYENGIGGAVVNAPYVDNSYKWAGGGFVGTPEDLIRFGRAHMGPGILQQATLDELMAPMTLADGESTGYGIGWRSYPQDDGDMAVGHSGGSVGGTTLFLIVPEHDMVVAGVINVSGPAGEIVQSVARIFEQAVRGR, from the coding sequence ATGCACGCTGCGCTCCGCCCTCTCCGCCCGCTCCGCACCGGGTTCATCGCCGCCGTCGCGCTCGTCGCGCCACTCGTGTTCGGAACGGGGCAGGCGCAGGGCCAGGCGCTGCCCCTCGCCGAGATCCATGCGGCCGACGACTGGTCGCAGGCGATCGCCGAGGCGCGCGCGGCGGTTCGGCGGGTGATGATCGAGAACAACGTACCGGGCGCCTCGATCGCCGTCGGGGTGGGCGACGCCCTCGTCTGGTCGGAGGGATTCGGCTGGGCCGACATCGAACAGGGGACTCCGGTCACGCCCCTCTCCCGCTTCCGGATCGGGAGCGTGTCGAAGACGGTGACGTCCACCGCGATCGGACTGCTCATGGAGCGGGGGCAGCTCGATCTCGACGCCGAGGTCCAGGAGTACGTGCCCGACTTTCCCCGCAAGCGCTGGCCCATCACGGTGCGGCAGGTGGCCGGCCACATCGCGGGAATCCGCCACTACCGCGGTCGTGAGAACTTCTCGATGGTGCGGTACCCCGACGTCACCTCCGGACTCGAGATCTTCGCCGCCGACAGCCTGCTCTTCGAGCCGGGCACGCAGTACTCGTACTCGAGCTACGGGTGGAATCTGATCAGTGCCGTGATCGAGGGGGCCTCGGGCACCGACTTCCTCGACTTCATGCGCGACGAGGTGTTCGAGCCGCTCGGGATGCGCAGCACGGTGCCCGAGCACACCGACTCCATCATTCCGCATCGAGTGGGCTACTACGAGAACGGCATCGGCGGCGCGGTGGTGAACGCCCCCTACGTGGACAACAGCTACAAGTGGGCGGGCGGCGGCTTCGTCGGCACGCCCGAAGATCTGATCCGCTTCGGACGGGCGCACATGGGGCCCGGCATTCTGCAGCAGGCCACCCTCGACGAGCTGATGGCTCCGATGACGCTGGCCGACGGGGAGAGCACCGGCTACGGCATCGGGTGGCGCAGCTACCCGCAGGACGACGGCGACATGGCCGTGGGCCACTCGGGAGGCTCGGTGGGCGGCACCACCCTGTTCCTGATCGTGCCCGAGCACGACATGGTCGTGGCCGGGGTGATCAACGTATCGGGGCCGGCCGGCGAGATCGTGCAGAGCGTGGCCCGGATCTTCGAGCAGGCGGTGCGGGGGCGCTGA
- a CDS encoding type II toxin-antitoxin system prevent-host-death family antitoxin: protein MVSCIMSDTVYSTYEAKSRFSEVMRIVREGRSVVVTYHGEPVAEIRPIHPRGGTAARLEWLRSRGSLLAEGSDPRAFAPLASRPGALRRFLDDRHG, encoded by the coding sequence ATGGTATCCTGTATCATGTCCGACACCGTCTATTCCACCTACGAGGCCAAGTCGCGCTTCTCCGAGGTCATGAGGATCGTACGCGAGGGTCGCTCGGTCGTCGTCACCTACCATGGTGAGCCGGTGGCCGAGATCCGCCCGATCCACCCCCGTGGGGGGACCGCGGCTCGACTCGAGTGGCTCCGCAGTCGCGGATCGCTGCTCGCCGAGGGCTCCGACCCGCGAGCCTTCGCGCCCCTGGCTTCCCGCCCCGGCGCCCTCCGTCGATTCCTGGACGACCGTCACGGATGA
- a CDS encoding sigma-70 family RNA polymerase sigma factor, with protein MATPPHPPSSFDEFVRRWRSDLLAAARKLVGDSDLAEDVVQTVLLKLLTSGDWQRIEAPEAYFRSAVYREALRALDFRRRSVPLAEVRYTLRSTADGPFHHAVIMEQSRLLRAHLESLPERCGVVMTLKLMSDLSHAEIASFLEISRGAVDKQVARGKERLRERLRIGPEGEIKWCPHSRTGGGRAASRVYKGEAIRFPERRERYGGPMLRLPTFIELAAMPDTYLDETRESPQGLR; from the coding sequence ATGGCGACCCCACCACACCCTCCGAGTTCGTTCGACGAGTTCGTGCGACGTTGGAGATCCGACCTGCTGGCGGCGGCTCGGAAGCTCGTGGGTGATTCGGATCTGGCGGAGGATGTCGTCCAAACCGTCCTGCTCAAGCTCCTGACTTCCGGCGACTGGCAGAGAATCGAGGCACCCGAGGCGTACTTCCGATCCGCGGTATACCGGGAAGCACTGCGAGCCCTCGATTTCAGGCGCCGGAGCGTGCCGTTAGCCGAAGTGCGGTACACCCTGCGGTCGACCGCCGACGGTCCGTTCCACCACGCGGTGATCATGGAGCAGAGCAGGCTGCTTCGTGCCCACCTCGAAAGCCTTCCGGAACGATGTGGTGTCGTCATGACGCTGAAGCTCATGAGCGACTTGTCGCACGCTGAGATCGCGAGCTTTCTTGAGATCAGCCGCGGTGCGGTAGACAAGCAGGTGGCCCGAGGAAAGGAGCGCCTGAGGGAACGGCTCCGAATCGGGCCTGAAGGCGAGATCAAGTGGTGTCCTCATTCGAGGACGGGGGGGGGGCGAGCCGCTTCGAGGGTCTATAAGGGTGAAGCGATCCGATTCCCCGAGCGCCGAGAGCGATACGGAGGCCCCATGCTGAGGCTGCCGACCTTCATCGAACTTGCCGCGATGCCCGACACGTACCTCGACGAAACCCGCGAATCTCCTCAGGGACTACGTTAG